The following coding sequences lie in one Cryptococcus neoformans var. neoformans B-3501A chromosome 14, whole genome shotgun sequence genomic window:
- a CDS encoding hypothetical protein (Similar to gi|46095735|gb|EAK80968.1| hypothetical protein UM00516.1 [Ustilago maydis 521], FASTA scores: opt: 929, E(): 4.8e-38, (35.060% identity (58.649% similar) in 1081 aa overlap (12-903:36-1073)); HMMPfam hit to RRM_1, RNA recognition motif. (a.k.a. RRM, RBD, or RNP domain), score: 191.9, E(): 1.2e-54), giving the protein MAEEDFIPLQGSAGKKERKERVNTTLFVSSLPYTATTTDLLTHFSYIGPVRHGFVATDRESGKSKGVGYVTFSLKEDADRAIQELDGGSFGGSKRKIQVKWADERASLKDRKAEIKVSKPIPGQTDNKSTDPKAIQTLVLTGLPSDITKNVLWKKIRKVNDKAELVFPVEAQENEEEAPKDTAHIVFPSHGDALKALPKLHGHTYKGNILSCVLKKRLEKLSAKGEGKAPSHAGRLIIRNLSWDTTIQDLRKAFLPYGPIHSIDLPTLPSKLPPSSDPAKPPPPPRARGFAFVWFLARHDAEKAIEGTNGKPIKKGPDGEGRVVAVDWALSKEKWQEATKGEEKKEGEKESSDSGSDSGSESESNSESGEGSDEESSGDEGTSVVSGSEESSNTDENEEEEEEEEEEPVKPTLPTVDVGSTLFIRNLPFETTELELNTLFRSFGPLRYAKITIDKATGRSRGTGFVCFWKNEHADEVIEEAQRVAMETGANSIPLGGAAPKNPFALPSLLTADPSSSLASRLVLHGRTLDITRAVTRETASQMKEDTERLRNAADKRNTYLMREGVIFPNSPAAEGLPESEIEKRQASFNSRKALLRGNPSLYISKTRLSIRQLPLFATDRTLKRLAIHAVKAFDKEVADGEREGLARAEEMDGTMSSAIAARGDKSGGKGKGKGGKKERETAVIQSKIVRQTEKLDPVTGQGRSKGYGFLEMRSHKDALKVLRWANNNPEVGPLMWEWWKVELGDMKERVEKALTDARKREEEPQKETAKESKKGLESVEELESRLKKLDSRLEEGDSRSGGGMRGGKTLIIEFSIENVQVVKRRVEKITTARENGKRKADIIAAEDTDDDESASSKPAGRFDKRAKRDGRDGRDRRDRHDGPGGREGLKGNFRGKQGQDREQGGKFDKDRPRGGQNGPRRDYNDRGGRNERGGRNDRGDRPGQVQPRQPGRRDQKSVNQVKKDVKTKEAGEKRGIEKFGSQLGSMIGRKRKMRKGAK; this is encoded by the exons atgGCAGAGGAAGACTTCATCCCTCTCCAAGGTTCAGCTGGGAAGAAAGAACGCAAGGAGCGTGTCAA CACAACCCTTTTcgtctcctccctcccttATAcagccaccaccaccgacCTTCTCACCCACTTCTCATACATCGGTCCTGTACGACATGGTTTCGTCGCTACCGACAGAGAATCAGGCAAGTCAAAAGGTGTCGGTTACGTGACTTTTTcgttgaaagaggatgCCGATCGGGCAATTCAAGAGTTGGACGGAGGTTCTTTCGGTGGCAGTAAGAGGAAGATCCAAGTGAAGTGGGCTGATGAAAGG GCGTCTCTGAAAGACCGAAAAGCCGAGATCAAGGTTTCAAAACCCATCCCTGGACAGACAGACAACAAGTCGACGGACCCCAAGGCTATCCAAACTCTTGTTCTCACTGGGTTACCATCTGATATCACCAAGAATGtgctttggaagaagattagAAAGGTCAATGACAAGGCCGAGTTGGTGTTCCCTGTCGAGGCTCAAGAaaacgaggaggaggctcCCAAGGATACTG CCCACATCGTTTTCCCCTCCCACGGTGATGCTCTCAAAGCTCTTCCCAAGCTTCACGGCCATACGTACAAGGGTAACATCTTGTCTTGTGTCCTCAAGAAGCGTCTTGAAAAACTTTCCgccaaaggagaaggcaaagctCCCAGCCACGCTGGTAGACTGATCATTAGAAATTTGTCTTGGGAC ACCACTATCCAAGATCTCCGAAAAGCTTTCCTCCCTTACGGTCCTATCCATTCTATCGATCTCCCTacccttccctccaaactccctccttcatccgACCCTGCCAAACCGCCGCCCCCTCCGCGTGCGCGTGGCTTCGCATTTGTCTGGTTCTTGGCCCGACACGACGCTGAAAAGGCTATTGAAGGCACCAACGGTAAACCAATCAAGAAGGGTCCTGATGGTGAGGGTCGAGTGGTAGCTGTTGACTGGGCGTTGAGTAAGGAAAAGTGGCAAGAGGCGACtaaaggagaggagaagaaggaaggggagaaggaaagttCTGATTCTGGGTCCGATTCTGGATCCGAGTCTGAGTCTAATTCGGAATCTGGCGAGGGATCTGATGAAGAATCATCAGGTGATGAAGGTACTTCCGTAGTTAGCGGCTCAGAAGAAAGCAGCAACACggatgaaaatgaagaggaggaggaggaggaggaagaagaacctGTCAAGCCTACCCTCCCCACTGTCGATGTCGGCAGTACCCTCTTCATCCGTAACCTCCCCTTCGAAACTACCGAACTTGAGCTTAACACCCTCTTCCGTTCTTTTGGGCCCTTGCGATATGCCAAAATTACCATTGACAAGGCAACTGGACGATCCAGGGGAACTGGCTTCGTTTGTTTCTGGAAGAATGAGCATGCCGATGAAGTTATTGAAGAGGCGCAGAGAGTCGCGATGGAAACTGGTGCCAATTCTATCCCT CTTGGTGGCGCAGCCCCCAAGAATCCCTTCgccctcccttccctccttaCCGCTgacccttcctcttctctcgcttCCCGTCTTGTCCTTCACGGGCGAACCCTCGACATCACCCGTGCCGTCACCCGAGAAACCGCCTCCCAAATGAAGGAAGACACTGAACGTCTCCGTAACGCCGCAGACAAGCGAAACACCTACCTCATGCGCGAAGGTGTCATCTTCCCTAACTCTCCAGCCGCCGAGGGTCTGCCAGAGAGCGAGATTGAAAAACGTCAGGCGAGCTTCAACTCTCGTAAAGCCTTGTTGCGAGGTAACCCTTCGCTGTACATCTCCAAAACACGTCTATCTATCCGACAGTTGCCTCTCTTCGCGACTGATAGGACGCTCAAGCGATTGGCTATCCATGCAGTCAAAGCTTTCGACAAGGAAGTTGCTGATGGTGAGCGAGAAGGTTTGGCTAGggcagaagagatggacggTACCATGAGTTCTGCTATTGCCGCTCGTGGCGACAAGTCAGGCGGTAAGGGTAAGGGTAAAggaggcaagaaggagcGTGAGACAGCTGTCATCCAATCCAAGATTGTCCGCCAAACTGAAAAGCTCGATCCCGTCACAGGCCAAGGCAGGTCGAAGGGTTATGGTTTCCTTGAAATGCGTTCCCACAAGGATGCACTTAAGGTGCTTCGATGGGCGAACAATAACCCTGAAGTGGGTCCATTGATGTGGGAGTGGTGGAAGGTTGAGCTCGGAGATATGAAGGAGCGAGTGGAAAAGGCTTTGACGGATGCtaggaagagggaggaagagccaCAGAAGGAAACCGCCAAGGAGAGTAAGAAGGGATTGGAAAGCGTTGAGGAGTTAGAGtcgaggttgaagaagcttgatAGCagattggaagaaggcgatTCAAGAAGCGGTGGTGGAATGAGAGGTGGAAAGACTCTTATCATCGAGTTCAGTATTGAGAACGTCCAG GTTGTGAAGCGCCGAGTAGAAAAGATCACCACGGCGAGAGAGAACGGGAAGCGCAAGGCGGATATAATTGCAGCTGAAGACACCGATGACGACGAAtctgcctcttccaagCCCGCTGGCCGATTTGACAAGCGCGCCAAGCGCGACGGACGTGATGGTCGTGATCGTCGCGACAGGCATGATGGTCCCGGTGGTCGTGAGGGGTTAAAAGGCAACTTTAGAGGCAAGCAAGGTCAAGATCGAGAGCAAGGCGGCAAGTTTGATAAAGACAGGCCTAGGGGAGGTCAGAATGGCCCAAGACGGGATTATAACGATCGTGGAGGTCGAAATGAACGAGGTGGTCGCAACGACCGTGGTGACAGACCTGGTCAAGTCCAGCCCCGACAACCTGGGAGGAGGGACCAAAAAAGTGTGAAccaggtgaagaaggatgtcaagaccaaggaagctggggagaagagaggtaTTGAGAAGTTCGGAAGTCAACTGGGTAGCATGattgggaggaagaggaagatgcgCAAGGGTGCAAAGTAG
- a CDS encoding hypothetical protein (Similar to gi|46095735|gb|EAK80968.1| hypothetical protein UM00516.1 [Ustilago maydis 521], FASTA scores: opt: 929, E(): 9.2e-39, (34.864% identity (58.950% similar) in 1067 aa overlap (12-880:36-1072)); HMMPfam hit to RRM_1, RNA recognition motif. (a.k.a. RRM, RBD, or RNP domain), score: 191.9, E(): 1.2e-54), with the protein MAEEDFIPLQGSAGKKERKERVNTTLFVSSLPYTATTTDLLTHFSYIGPVRHGFVATDRESGKSKGVGYVTFSLKEDADRAIQELDGGSFGGSKRKIQVKWADERASLKDRKAEIKVSKPIPGQTDNKSTDPKAIQTLVLTGLPSDITKNVLWKKIRKVNDKAELVFPVEAQENEEEAPKDTAHIVFPSHGDALKALPKLHGHTYKGNILSCVLKKRLEKLSAKGEGKAPSHAGRLIIRNLSWDTTIQDLRKAFLPYGPIHSIDLPTLPSKLPPSSDPAKPPPPPRARGFAFVWFLARHDAEKAIEGTNGKPIKKGPDGEGRVVAVDWALSKEKWQEATKGEEKKEGEKESSDSGSDSGSESESNSESGEGSDEESSGDEGTSVVSGSEESSNTDENEEEEEEEEEEPVKPTLPTVDVGSTLFIRNLPFETTELELNTLFRSFGPLRYAKITIDKATGRSRGTGFVCFWKNEHADEVIEEAQRVAMETGANSIPLGGAAPKNPFALPSLLTADPSSSLASRLVLHGRTLDITRAVTRETASQMKEDTERLRNAADKRNTYLMREGVIFPNSPAAEGLPESEIEKRQASFNSRKALLRGNPSLYISKTRLSIRQLPLFATDRTLKRLAIHAVKAFDKEVADGEREGLARAEEMDGTMSSAIAARGDKSGGKGKGKGGKKERETAVIQSKIVRQTEKLDPVTGQGRSKGYGFLEMRSHKDALKVLRWANNNPEVGPLMWEWWKVELGDMKERVEKALTDARKREEEPQKETAKESKKGLESVEELESRLKKLDSRLEEGDSRSGGGMRGGKTLIIEFSIENVQVVKRRVEKITTARENGKRKADIIAAEDTDDDESASSKPAGRFDKRAKRDGRDGRDRRDRHDGPGGREGLKGNFRGLGEVRMAQDGIITIVEVEMNEVVATTVVTDLVKSSPDNLGGGTKKV; encoded by the exons atgGCAGAGGAAGACTTCATCCCTCTCCAAGGTTCAGCTGGGAAGAAAGAACGCAAGGAGCGTGTCAA CACAACCCTTTTcgtctcctccctcccttATAcagccaccaccaccgacCTTCTCACCCACTTCTCATACATCGGTCCTGTACGACATGGTTTCGTCGCTACCGACAGAGAATCAGGCAAGTCAAAAGGTGTCGGTTACGTGACTTTTTcgttgaaagaggatgCCGATCGGGCAATTCAAGAGTTGGACGGAGGTTCTTTCGGTGGCAGTAAGAGGAAGATCCAAGTGAAGTGGGCTGATGAAAGG GCGTCTCTGAAAGACCGAAAAGCCGAGATCAAGGTTTCAAAACCCATCCCTGGACAGACAGACAACAAGTCGACGGACCCCAAGGCTATCCAAACTCTTGTTCTCACTGGGTTACCATCTGATATCACCAAGAATGtgctttggaagaagattagAAAGGTCAATGACAAGGCCGAGTTGGTGTTCCCTGTCGAGGCTCAAGAaaacgaggaggaggctcCCAAGGATACTG CCCACATCGTTTTCCCCTCCCACGGTGATGCTCTCAAAGCTCTTCCCAAGCTTCACGGCCATACGTACAAGGGTAACATCTTGTCTTGTGTCCTCAAGAAGCGTCTTGAAAAACTTTCCgccaaaggagaaggcaaagctCCCAGCCACGCTGGTAGACTGATCATTAGAAATTTGTCTTGGGAC ACCACTATCCAAGATCTCCGAAAAGCTTTCCTCCCTTACGGTCCTATCCATTCTATCGATCTCCCTacccttccctccaaactccctccttcatccgACCCTGCCAAACCGCCGCCCCCTCCGCGTGCGCGTGGCTTCGCATTTGTCTGGTTCTTGGCCCGACACGACGCTGAAAAGGCTATTGAAGGCACCAACGGTAAACCAATCAAGAAGGGTCCTGATGGTGAGGGTCGAGTGGTAGCTGTTGACTGGGCGTTGAGTAAGGAAAAGTGGCAAGAGGCGACtaaaggagaggagaagaaggaaggggagaaggaaagttCTGATTCTGGGTCCGATTCTGGATCCGAGTCTGAGTCTAATTCGGAATCTGGCGAGGGATCTGATGAAGAATCATCAGGTGATGAAGGTACTTCCGTAGTTAGCGGCTCAGAAGAAAGCAGCAACACggatgaaaatgaagaggaggaggaggaggaggaagaagaacctGTCAAGCCTACCCTCCCCACTGTCGATGTCGGCAGTACCCTCTTCATCCGTAACCTCCCCTTCGAAACTACCGAACTTGAGCTTAACACCCTCTTCCGTTCTTTTGGGCCCTTGCGATATGCCAAAATTACCATTGACAAGGCAACTGGACGATCCAGGGGAACTGGCTTCGTTTGTTTCTGGAAGAATGAGCATGCCGATGAAGTTATTGAAGAGGCGCAGAGAGTCGCGATGGAAACTGGTGCCAATTCTATCCCT CTTGGTGGCGCAGCCCCCAAGAATCCCTTCgccctcccttccctccttaCCGCTgacccttcctcttctctcgcttCCCGTCTTGTCCTTCACGGGCGAACCCTCGACATCACCCGTGCCGTCACCCGAGAAACCGCCTCCCAAATGAAGGAAGACACTGAACGTCTCCGTAACGCCGCAGACAAGCGAAACACCTACCTCATGCGCGAAGGTGTCATCTTCCCTAACTCTCCAGCCGCCGAGGGTCTGCCAGAGAGCGAGATTGAAAAACGTCAGGCGAGCTTCAACTCTCGTAAAGCCTTGTTGCGAGGTAACCCTTCGCTGTACATCTCCAAAACACGTCTATCTATCCGACAGTTGCCTCTCTTCGCGACTGATAGGACGCTCAAGCGATTGGCTATCCATGCAGTCAAAGCTTTCGACAAGGAAGTTGCTGATGGTGAGCGAGAAGGTTTGGCTAGggcagaagagatggacggTACCATGAGTTCTGCTATTGCCGCTCGTGGCGACAAGTCAGGCGGTAAGGGTAAGGGTAAAggaggcaagaaggagcGTGAGACAGCTGTCATCCAATCCAAGATTGTCCGCCAAACTGAAAAGCTCGATCCCGTCACAGGCCAAGGCAGGTCGAAGGGTTATGGTTTCCTTGAAATGCGTTCCCACAAGGATGCACTTAAGGTGCTTCGATGGGCGAACAATAACCCTGAAGTGGGTCCATTGATGTGGGAGTGGTGGAAGGTTGAGCTCGGAGATATGAAGGAGCGAGTGGAAAAGGCTTTGACGGATGCtaggaagagggaggaagagccaCAGAAGGAAACCGCCAAGGAGAGTAAGAAGGGATTGGAAAGCGTTGAGGAGTTAGAGtcgaggttgaagaagcttgatAGCagattggaagaaggcgatTCAAGAAGCGGTGGTGGAATGAGAGGTGGAAAGACTCTTATCATCGAGTTCAGTATTGAGAACGTCCAG GTTGTGAAGCGCCGAGTAGAAAAGATCACCACGGCGAGAGAGAACGGGAAGCGCAAGGCGGATATAATTGCAGCTGAAGACACCGATGACGACGAAtctgcctcttccaagCCCGCTGGCCGATTTGACAAGCGCGCCAAGCGCGACGGACGTGATGGTCGTGATCGTCGCGACAGGCATGATGGTCCCGGTGGTCGTGAGGGGTTAAAAGGCAACTTTAGAG GCCTAGGGGAGGTCAGAATGGCCCAAGACGGGATTATAACGATCGTGGAGGTCGAAATGAACGAGGTGGTCGCAACGACCGTGGTGACAGACCTGGTCAAGTCCAGCCCCGACAACCTGGGAGGAGGGACCAAAAAAGTGTGA
- a CDS encoding hypothetical protein (Match to EST gb|CF193532.1|CF193532), translated as MKRLFRSTKSPIDPLPPPQQPSTTPPSGRSTPHHQGARSITTLFGGGDSNDNSSGYEHKWGFSLHHHSEVTPFPAEVGADAVPPQGSTKRKDKSATAPSLLEIQQMQEEAQAEETRRRVPSQSALHPPLQPTQRLSKGYQSSPLPDGWQGVPAQNQNSGYETYAPPLLVLNASFSQSPTNSNSSLTSGSTHPTVFLPPGARPPTPPSTRPPYPLHMRYSQSNIHNSATSVNKDEATIKSGRERGYSSPASAVAVTPRNDQNYSSKPTKATRSPLSNAYASPVDLPDLPTFPLPKPYTPGISTPAPNHYSHLGPSAVENQPNAFSPIENIAVGLNNEAPTIPNRREEHQHQPELKEKKRFWGMGIRSDKKTKAKAQAEREHAAGLGQMQVTPQGDWRPSIDESRGSIEAWHDSESRSTSAHGHLAQFEEEPRSRLPGLDFGRKDHTATQVNDVTSAIQMLAASSDPSPAAIYEVCDRINHSDSSDSISKEAARALRKEFKHGNELERRNAAKLWLLLMRNVTVKGFRHVAYGSNKKFFQSLEPILFAPSSRPIVSPSTHRLLTDVIADLTFSYGMEKGCEMLVDVWKKIKLPQESDYGHPLSADHPIFNTNEAPPQPRHPANQMANLQIQSPPSVSTSRQGSSPSHVHQALPPPSAPARHIQQQPAAYGGPGYANLPSHGEDIRRLMEECTAARESARLLGDALIYTRPEELDHKPVIREFYGKVFHAHESLTNQMDWAQAEASHSRERHANLTLDGSVPNSTNANSETTPEERALAALFEAHAMLAEVMKHHDELERMAQADKELWEVRERSKKETKMDRSQQQLATTPINQSSSSRSPSPTPRVALPPTTIPQSNNPFRGSAQDVFRSRTPSPDQHTFQHIPRVSASPGHMSSPLGPGTGSNNSHSHVGASNTGNNGANSKLRMGGPRPLPNPFKTMAGGANGSQGSLSTQADTVPSRSGTGDSNGSQSASINVGTIQSAVVNGDEVDGDELPRVPIKPSRKALGKRRAVIDEDNDFDPNDLFNPQPVDSRPRGCHANDDTSSDESLTTDAVFNAKPVVYAYDAYEERQKEVKRLKEEEKKGIVGGSAG; from the exons ATGAAGCGCTTATTCAGGTCAACAAAGTCTCCAATAGACCCGCTTCCGCCGCCACAGCAACCGTCCACGACTCCACCTTCAGGAAGGTCAACCCCACATCATCAAGGCGCAAGAAGTATCACCACTCTCTTTGGAGGCGGAGATAGCAATGACAACAGCTCAGGTTATGAGCACAAGTGGGGGTTCAGTCTTCACCACCACTCAGAGGTCACTCCATTTCCAGCAGAAGTAGGAGCAGACGCGGTACCACCACAAGGCTCTacaaagaggaaagacaaGTCTGCTACAGCGCCGAGCCTCCTTGAGATCCAACAGATGCAGGAAGAGGCTCAAGCAGAGGAAACAAGACGGAGAGTGCCATCTCAATCAGCACTGCACCCACCGCTCCAACCGACCCAAAGGCTCTCGAAGGGATAccaatcatctcctttaCCGGATGGATGGCAAGGTGTACCAGCTCAGAATCAAAATAGCGGCTATGAGACGTACGCcccacctcttcttgtcctcaatgcctccttctcacaATCACCAACCAACTCAAACTCCTCTCTTACAAGCGGATCAACGCATCCCACCGTTTTTCTCCCGCCTGGCGCCCGACCCCCTACACCGCCTAGCACTCGGCCGCCTTATCCCTTGCACATGCGGTATTCGCAGTCGAACATTCACAACTCTGCGACATCCGTCAATAAGGATGAGGCCACTATCAAAagtgggagagaaagaggttattcttctcctgcaaGTGCAGTCGCTGTCACACCACGGAACGACCAAAACTACTCCTCAAAGCCCACAAAAGCTACCCGATCGCCTCTTTCAAACGCATATGCTTCACCTGTCGATCTGCCTGATCTTCCGACCTTTCCCTTGCCTAAGCCATATACTCCAGGCATCTCCACTCCTGCTCCCAATCACTACTCACATCTAGGTCCTTCCGCTGTTGAGAATCAACCGAACGCTTTTTCACCCATTGAAAACATTGCCGTAGGCCTCAATAACGAGGCGCCTACAATACCGAACCGGAGGGAAGAACATCAACACCAGCCAGAActcaaggaaaagaagcgCTTTTGGGGAATGGGTATCAGATCAGATAAAAAGACCAAGGCTAAAGCTCAGGCCGAGCGAGAACATGCTGCAGGCCTTGGGCAAATGCAAGTTACTCCGCAAGGGGATTGGAGACCATCAATTGATGAGTCCCGAGGGAGTATAGAGGCATGGCATGATTCGGAATCTCGTTCCACTTCAGCGCACGGACACCTGGCACAGTTTGAGGAAGAACCTAGGAGTAGATTGCCAGGTTTGGActttggaaggaaggaccATACAGCAACGCAGGTGAACGATGTGACTTCTGCTATTC AGATGCTTGCTGCGTCTTCAGACCCTTCACCGGCGGCGATTTACGAAGTCTGTGATCGTATCAATCATTCTGACAGCTCAGACTCCATTAGCAAAGAAGCCGCTCGAGCCTTACGGAAAGAATTTAAGCATGGAAATGAACttgagagaaggaatgCTGCTAAACTGTGGCTTTTGTTGATGCGTAACGTAACCGTGAAAGGGTTCAGAC ACGTAGCATACGGATCGAATAAGAAGTTCTTCCAATCATTGGAACCCATATTATTCGCCCCATCCTCAAGGCCTATAGTGTCACCTTCGACCCACAGATTGTTAACCGACGTCATTGCCGATCTGACCTTTTCATATGGTATGGAGAAGGGTTGTGAGATGCTAGTTGATGTTTGGAAAAAGATCAAGTTACCACAGGAATCAGATTAT GGGCACCCTCTCTCAGCCGACCATCCTATCTTTAATACCAATGAGGCCCCTCCCCAACCTCGACACCCCGCTAACCAAATGGCAAATCTGCAAATCCAGTCTCCGCCTTCCGTTTCTACCTCTCGACAAggttcttcaccatcccaCGTtcatcaagctcttccGCCTCCTTCGGCGCCTGCTCGTCACATCCAGCAGCAACCGGCGGCCTATGGCGGTCCAGGCTATGCAAATTTACCAAGCCACGGGGAGGACATTAGGCGcttgatggaagaatgtACAGCTGCCCGAGAAAGTGCTAGGTTATTGGGTGACGCGTTGATTTACACCAGGCCAGAAGAGCTGGATCATAAACCCGTCATCAGA GAATTCTATGGCAAGGTTTTCCATGCGCATGAGTCATTGACCAACCAAATGGACTGGGCTCAAGCGGAAGCTTCACATTCTCGCGAACGACATGCCAACCTTACTCTTGATGGGTCCGTTCCAAACAGTACGAATGCCAATTCCGAAACCACTCCTGAAGAACGGGCTCTAGCCGCACTATTTGAGGCACATGCGATGCTGGCGGAAGTGATGAAGCACCATGATGAattggagaggatggcaCAGGCTGATAAGGAGTTGTGGGAGGTCCGGGAGAGGAGTAAAAAGGAGACAAAAATGGATAGAAGC CAACAGCAACTCGCTACCACACCGATCAACCaatcatcgtcttctcgTTCTCCCTCACCAACTCCACGTGTTGCTCTTCCCCCCACAACAATTCCCCAATCCAACAACCCCTTCCGCGGTTCGGCTCAAGATGTCTTCCGTTCTCGCACACCTTCGCCCGACCAGCATACCTTCCAACACATCCCACGAGTATCAGCTTCCCCAGGTCATATGAGCTCACCTCTCGGCCCAGGAACTGGAAGCAATAACTCCCACTCCCACGTGGGTGCTAGTAATACCGGGAATAACGGCGCGAATAGCAAGCTAAGGATGGGAGGCCCCAGACCGTTACCGAATCCATTCAAGACGATGGCTGGAGGAGCGAACGGTAGCCAAGGAAGTTTGAGTACACAAGCTGACACAGTGCCCTCGAGAAGTGGGACGGGCGATTCGAATGGGTCGCAATCTGCCTCCATCAATGTTGGCACTATACAATCTGCCGTGGTGAATGGGGATGAAGTTGACGGTGATGAATTGCCGAGAGTGCCTATCAAGCCAAGTCGAAAGGCGCtggggaagaggcgggCTGTGATAGATGAAGATA ATGACTTTGATCCCAACGACTTGTTCAATCCGCAACCAGTCGACTCTCGTCCAAGAGGATGTCACGCAAATGATGATACGTCCTCTGACGAATCACTGACCACCGACGCGGTGTTCAACGCCAAGCCTGTAGTTTACGCCTATGATGCGTACGAAGAGAGGCAgaaagaggtgaagagattaaaagaggaagaaaaaaaagggattGTAGGCGGGAGTGCGGGATAG